Proteins encoded by one window of Amaranthus tricolor cultivar Red isolate AtriRed21 chromosome 4, ASM2621246v1, whole genome shotgun sequence:
- the LOC130809875 gene encoding uncharacterized protein LOC130809875 isoform X1, giving the protein MSSFLKKATKKVTKVAKSLGGSSSSKRKATSTPSVSTTPSISNYNYEHNYPEGYDPELHNYAEEVEREIQIDEEEEQEEEPTTPIGINISRQSSTRSHEEQGEQQQQRQARGKRVNFQTIGRRVLEEKRSRLAPHSIQICVCKKDWDQAEIRTQGLRNDDDQDDDDDPWMMMDTSASSSGGESAEASNQPHDDDEDE; this is encoded by the exons atgtcttcatttttgaaaaaagccacaaaaaaagttactaaagtggcaaaatcattgggaggttccagttcctccaaaagaaaggccacttctactccgtcggtatcaacaacaccttccattagtaattataattatgaacataattatccggaagggtacgacccagagttacataattatgcagaagaagtggaaagagaaatacaaattgatgaagaagaagaacaagaagaggaaccaacgaccccaattgggataaatatatctcgacagtcatcaacaagatcacatgaagaacaaggagaacaacaacaacaaagacaagctcgtggtaaacgagtcaatttccaaactatcg gtagaagagttttggaagaaaagcgatctcgtcttgctccacatagtattcaaatatgtgtttgcaaaaaagattgggatcaagcggagattcgaacacaaggactaaggaatgatgatgatcaagacgacgatgatgatccatggatgatgatggatacatctgcatcatcgtcaggaggagagtcagcggaagcatctaatcaaccacatgatgatgacgaagatgaatag
- the LOC130809877 gene encoding cationic amino acid transporter 9, chloroplastic, with translation MSFATRIKRSSSSSSSWFSHFCESARRTKPLVPNSSEVRTNSGDGLIRRLGLFDLILLGVGASIGAGIFVVTGTVARDAGPAVILCFILAGASCILNALCYAELSSRFPAIVGGAYLYAYSAFNELTAFLVFAQLMLDYHIGAASIARSLASYFIALLELIPAIKGNIPSWIGHGTDDFLGFFSINILAPILLFILTVVLCWGVGESSIVNKFMTVTKVVIVIVVIIAGAFKVDVSNWDPFAPNGYGAVLTGATVVFFAYVGFDAVANSAEESKNPKDLPLGIIGSLLICIVLYIGVCLVIIGMVPYNLLGEDAPLASAFASKGLKFVTVLISVGAVAGLTTTLLVGLYVQSRLYLSLGRDGLLPKILAKVNPKRHTPMNSQIWVGLIAAVMSGLFNVHVLSHILSVGTLTGYSVVAACVLSLRFEENSPNDASARWCSKWAEGVIWLVVLACCGFGAGVLYRFGASYFFLIIPLVIALVALVALYIRQVYSDPPGFSCPAVPFLPALCIFCNIFLFAQLHYEAWVRFIVFSLITVGIYAFYGQFHAKPCSDETMVYHRTSPGSPHLR, from the exons ATGAGTTTTGCTACTAGGATTAAGAGAagttcttcatcatcatcttcatggtTTTCACATTTCTGTGAATCAGCTCGTCGGACTAAGCCCCTTGTACCCAATTCTTCGGAGGTTCGAACCAACTCGGGCGACGGGCTTATCCGACGATTAGGTCTTTTCGATTTGATTCTACTTGGTGTTGGTGCCTCTATTGGTGCTGGAATTTTTGTTGTTACTGGTACTGTTGCTCGTGATGCTGGTCCAG CGGTTATACTTTGCTTTATACTTGCTGGAGCATCATGTATACTCAATGCTCTCTGTTATGCTGAGCTATCATCTCGTTTTCCTGCTATTGTTGGAGGGGCATATTTGTATGCATACTCGGCTTTCAATGAGCTCACTGCCTTCTTGGTTTTTGCTCAACTGATGCTTGACTATCACATTGGGGCAGCTAGTATTGCAAGGAGCTTGGCCAGCTACTTCATTGCTTTACTAGAACTGATTCCCGCTATTAAGGGAAATATTCCAAGCTGGATAGGACATGGCACTGATGACTTTTTGGGTTTTTTCTCCATCAACATTTTAGCTCCTATCCTGTTGTTCATCCTTACTGTAGTTTTATGTTGGGGTGTTGGAGAATCTTCCATTGTGAACAAATTCATGACTGTCACAAAG GTTGTTATTGTGATCGTTGTTATCATTGCTGGGGCTTTTAAGGTTGATGTATCAAATTGGGATCCTTTCGCACCTAACGGTTATGGTGCAGTTTTAACAGGAGCAACTGTTGTATTTTTTGCTTATGTTGGATTTGATGCTGTAGCTAATTCTGCTGAAGAGTCTAAAAACCCAAAG GATTTGCCATTGGGAATTATTGGAAGCCTTCTCATCTGCATAGTTTTATATATCGGAGTTTGCTTGGTGATCATCGGAATGGTTCCTTACAATCTTCTTGGTGAAGATGCTCCACTGGCCTCAGCATTTGCTTCCAAAGGCCTGAAATTTGTCACTGTTCTGATCAGTGTTGGTGCTGTTGCTGGGCTTACAACTACTCTTCTGGTCGGACTCTATGTTCAG TCTCGCTTATACCTTAGCCTTGGAAGGGACGGCTTATTACCTAAAATTCTTGCTAAAGTGAATCCCAAGCGGCACACTCCTATGAATTCTCAGATCTGGGTTGGACTTATTGCTGCTGTTATGTCAGGGCTATTCAACGTGCATGTGCTTTCTCACATTCTTTCAGTTGGGACGTTG ACAGGCTATTCTGTTGTGGCAGCCTGTGTTTTATCCCTCCGATTCGAAGAAAACTCCCCAAATGATGCATCAGCTAGATGGTGCTCTAAATGGGCTGAAGGTGTAATTTGGCTGGTTGTGTTAGCTTGTTGTGGTTTTGGTGCAGGAGTGCTGTATCGTTTTGGTGCTTCATACTTCTTTTTGATCATACCGTTGGTCATTGCTCTAGTTGCTTTAGTGGCTCTTTACATCCGCCAA gTTTATTCAGATCCTCCTGGGTTTTCCTGTCCAGCAGTCCCCTTCTTGCCAGCTCTCTGCATATTTTGCAACATATTCTTGTTTGCTCAG CTGCATTATGAAGCATGGGTGAGATTTATTGTTTTCAGTCTAATTACAGTGGGCATATATGCTTTCTACGGCCAGTTTCATGCCAAACCGTGTTCAGATGAAACAATGGTCTACCATAGGACCTCTCCAGGGAGTCCACATCTACGGTAA
- the LOC130809876 gene encoding actin-related protein 2/3 complex subunit 5A has protein sequence MAGDDDFIEAENAEAIITRIEHKSRKIESLLKQYKPVEALKTALEGSAAITKDDRCKSANWIAVHRAIMAIKDVDGLMTSLDSEYYDILMKYLYRGLSTGDRPTCEQCLRIHEKLTQRAGLGCILRCLADTHNTV, from the exons ATGGCAGGGGACGATGATTTCATTGAAGCTGAAAATGCAGAAGCCATCATCACTAGAATTGAGCATAAATCTCGCAAGATCGAAAGTTTACTCAAACA GTATAAACCCGTGGAAGCACTCAAAACAGCTCTTGAAGGTTCGGCTGCCATTACTAAAGATGATCGCTGCAAG TCTGCAAATTGGATAGCAGTGCATAGAGCAATAATGGCGATTAAAGACGTTGATGGGCTGATGACTTCCTTAGATTCTGAGTATTATGACATTTTAATGAA GTACTTGTACCGTGGTTTATCAACTGGAGATCGTCCGACATGTGAACAATGCCTCAGAATACATGAAAAACTAACTCAGCGAGCTGGTCTTGGATGCATACTTCGTTGTCTTGCTGATACACATAATACAGTGTGA
- the LOC130809875 gene encoding uncharacterized protein LOC130809875 isoform X3, whose product MDKKEVEREIQIDEEEEQEEEPTTPIGINISRQSSTRSHEEQGEQQQQRQARGKRVNFQTIGRRVLEEKRSRLAPHSIQICVCKKDWDQAEIRTQGLRNDDDQDDDDDPWMMMDTSASSSGGESAEASNQPHDDDEDE is encoded by the exons ATGGACAAAA aagaagtggaaagagaaatacaaattgatgaagaagaagaacaagaagaggaaccaacgaccccaattgggataaatatatctcgacagtcatcaacaagatcacatgaagaacaaggagaacaacaacaacaaagacaagctcgtggtaaacgagtcaatttccaaactatcg gtagaagagttttggaagaaaagcgatctcgtcttgctccacatagtattcaaatatgtgtttgcaaaaaagattgggatcaagcggagattcgaacacaaggactaaggaatgatgatgatcaagacgacgatgatgatccatggatgatgatggatacatctgcatcatcgtcaggaggagagtcagcggaagcatctaatcaaccacatgatgatgacgaagatgaatag
- the LOC130809875 gene encoding uncharacterized protein LOC130809875 isoform X2, protein MSSFLKKATKKVTKVAKSLGGSSSSKRKATSTPSVSTTPSISNYNYEHNYPEGYDPELHNYAEEVEREIQIDEEEEQEEEPTTPIGINISRQSSTRSHEEQGEQQQQRQARGKRVNFQTIDEDEPVRQPFPAMPPPSGRAVSHVWSYFTKEPTENPDIFLCT, encoded by the exons atgtcttcatttttgaaaaaagccacaaaaaaagttactaaagtggcaaaatcattgggaggttccagttcctccaaaagaaaggccacttctactccgtcggtatcaacaacaccttccattagtaattataattatgaacataattatccggaagggtacgacccagagttacataattatgcagaagaagtggaaagagaaatacaaattgatgaagaagaagaacaagaagaggaaccaacgaccccaattgggataaatatatctcgacagtcatcaacaagatcacatgaagaacaaggagaacaacaacaacaaagacaagctcgtggtaaacgagtcaatttccaaactatcg atgaagatgaaccagtaagacaaccttttccggcaatgccacctcctagtggtagagctgtttcacatgtgtggtcgtatttcacaaaagaaccaaccgagaatccagatattttcttatgcacttaa